In Drosophila subpulchrella strain 33 F10 #4 breed RU33 chromosome 3R, RU_Dsub_v1.1 Primary Assembly, whole genome shotgun sequence, the following are encoded in one genomic region:
- the LOC119554565 gene encoding elongation of very long chain fatty acids protein AAEL008004 has product MAAVNATQVDYWNFLFTDLADPRTNDWFLIKSPLPLLGILAFYLFFVLSWGPKFMKDRKPFKLERTLLVYNFFQVALSVWMVYEGVVIWQYYSWRCQPVDWSRTPKAYREARVVYVYYLAKITELLDTIFFVLRKNDRQVTFLHVYHHTVMPMISWGTSKYYPGGHGTFIGWINSFVHIIMYSYYFLSAFGPQMQKYLWWKKHITNLQMIQFCCAFIHQTQLLYTDCGYPRWSVCFTLPNAVFFYFLFNDFYQKSYKKKQEAAKAKALLAENNNDGCAKDLNKAIELQQEKQKAL; this is encoded by the exons ATGGCAGCCGTCAACGCAACGCAGGTGGACTATTGGAACTTTCTGTTCACGGATCTGGCAG ATCCCCGCACCAATGACTGGTTCCTCATCAAGTCACCGCTGCCCCTTCTGGGCATCCTCGCCTTCTACCTCTTCTTCGTGCTGTCCTGGGGACCCAAGTTCATGAAGGATCGCAAGCCCTTCAAGCTGGAACGCACCCTGCTCGTCTACAACTTCTTCCAGGTGGCCCTCAGTGTGTGGATGGTCTACGAGGGCGTAGTCATCTGGCAGTACTACAGCTGGCGATGCCAGCCGGTGGATTGGTCGCGCACCCCCAAGGCCTATCGTGAGGCCCGCGTCGTCTATGTCTATTATCTGGCCAAGATCACCGAGCTGCTGGACACCATCTTCTTTGTGCTGCGCAAGAACGATCGCCAGGTGACCTTCCTGCATGTGTACCACCACACCGTCATGCCCATGATCAGCTGGGGCACCAGCAAGTACTATCCCGGCGGACACGGCACCTTCATCGGCTGGATCAACTCCTTCGTGCACATCATCATGTACTCCTACTACTTCCTATCCGCCTTCGGACCCCAGATGCAGAAGTACCTGTGGTGGAAGAAGCACATCACCAACCTGCAGATG ATCCAGTTCTGCTGCGCCTTCATCCACCAGACCCAGCTGCTGTACACGGATTGTGGCTACCCCAGGTGGTCGGTGTGCTTCACCCTGCCCAATGCAGTCTTCTTCTATTTCCTGTTCAACGACTTCTACCAGAAGTCCTACAAGAAGAAACAGGAGGCCGCCAAGGCAAAGGCTCTATTGGCGGAGAACAACAACGATGGATGTGCCAAGGACCTCAACAAGGCGATTGAACTGCAGCAGGAGAAGCAGAAGGCCTTGTAG